The Lactuca sativa cultivar Salinas chromosome 2, Lsat_Salinas_v11, whole genome shotgun sequence genome includes a window with the following:
- the LOC111888252 gene encoding uncharacterized protein LOC111888252, with product MNNFALCYPYAFTLHLLPQPVVETRHPPSHSSATSPPLKHFVRRSTDVDAVGFILRVVVFLGLSRQLVKESLAMIRSQIPFGRKSMLEAYVDIVFRAWKAANGETREEISWRHMQALVDSSTHEQGY from the exons ATGAACAACTTTGCCCTTTGTTACCCATATGCATTTACGCTCCATCTTCTTCCTCAACCAGTCGTTGAAACGAGACATCCACCATCACATTCTTCAGCCACCTCTCCCCCGCTCAAGCACTTCGTTCGTCGTTCCACCGATGTCGATGCTGTCGGATTCATCCTCCGCGTCGTCGTCTTCCTCGG GTTATCTAGACAACTTGTGAAGGAATCACTAGCAATGATTAGGTCTCAAATTCCTTTCGGGAGGAAGTCGATGTTGGAGGCATATGTTGACATCGTTTTTAGGGCTTGGAAGGCTGCAAATGGGGAGACAAGAGAGGAGATAAGTTGGAGGCATATGCAAGCATTGGTTGATAGCTCAACTCATGAGCAAGGTTATTAA